One Streptomyces sp. NBC_01237 genomic region harbors:
- a CDS encoding HAD-IC family P-type ATPase: MTQRALDSSGEQTPGPPRPAMIDAGAELDPVHPMRPPPSARHSGGLTTAEVAERVARGEVNDVPVRSSRSLTEIVRANVFTRFNLIIGVLWVIMLFVAPIQDSLFGFVIVANTGIGIVQEWRAKKTLDSLAVIGEAKPTVRRDGTAAEISTSEIVLGDLIELGPGDKVVVDGTVAEADSLEIDESLLTGEADPVIKRYGDPVMSGSFVVAGGGAFTATKVGREAYAAQLAEEASRFTLVHSELRSGISTILKYVTWMMVPTAIGLIISQLVVKDNNFKESVARTVGGIVPMIPEGLVLLTSVAFAIGVVRLGRKQCLVQELPAIEGLARVDVVCLDKTGTLTEGGMDVTEVRPLNGSDEAYVSRVLGALGASDPRPNASLKAIADAYPDGGGWAVTDTLPFSSARKYSGAAFDEGDGDDTGSPDGGTGGTGGSGSRQSAWLLGAPDVLLPDQDPTLAEIEQLNEQGLRVLLLARASGALDGPGVGDGAVPTALVVLEQRLRPDAAETLAYFADQRVATKVISGDNAVSVGAVAGKLGLAGAENTMDARRMPTDPDAMATAMEENAVFGRVTPQQKRDMVAALQSRGHTVAMTGDGVNDVLALKDADIGVSMGSGSEATRAVAQIVLLNNSFATLPSVVAEGRRVIGNITRVATLFLTKTVYSVLLAVLVVCFQVEYPFLPRHLTLLSTLTIGVPAFFLALAPNKERAQPHFVRRVMRYAIPSGVIAAAATFVTYLLARHHYSGAGALDAETSAATLTLFLVSMWVLAIIARPYTWWRVCLVAAMGLGFLIVLVVPWLQNFFALKLVGTTMPWAAVGIAAAAAAALEFVWRWVGRRFGA; encoded by the coding sequence ATGACACAGCGGGCACTCGACTCCTCCGGGGAGCAGACCCCCGGACCTCCCCGGCCGGCCATGATCGACGCCGGAGCCGAACTCGACCCCGTACACCCGATGCGGCCACCACCCTCGGCCCGGCACAGCGGCGGGCTCACGACCGCCGAGGTCGCCGAACGGGTCGCCCGCGGCGAGGTCAACGACGTACCCGTACGCTCCTCGCGCTCCCTCACCGAGATCGTCCGCGCGAACGTCTTCACCCGGTTCAACCTGATCATCGGCGTGCTCTGGGTGATCATGCTGTTCGTCGCGCCGATCCAGGACAGCCTCTTCGGCTTCGTGATCGTCGCCAACACCGGTATCGGCATCGTCCAGGAGTGGCGTGCCAAGAAGACCCTGGACAGCCTCGCGGTCATCGGTGAGGCGAAGCCGACCGTGCGGCGCGACGGGACCGCCGCCGAGATCTCCACCTCCGAGATCGTCCTGGGCGATCTGATCGAACTGGGCCCCGGTGACAAGGTCGTCGTGGACGGCACGGTCGCCGAGGCGGACAGCCTGGAGATCGACGAGTCGCTGCTCACCGGCGAGGCGGACCCGGTGATCAAGCGGTACGGCGACCCGGTGATGTCCGGCAGCTTCGTCGTCGCGGGCGGCGGCGCGTTCACCGCCACCAAGGTCGGCCGCGAGGCGTACGCCGCGCAGCTCGCCGAGGAGGCGTCCCGCTTCACGCTCGTCCACTCCGAGCTGCGCAGCGGCATCAGCACCATCCTGAAGTACGTGACCTGGATGATGGTGCCGACCGCGATCGGCCTGATCATCAGCCAGCTCGTCGTCAAGGACAACAACTTCAAGGAGTCCGTCGCGCGGACCGTCGGCGGCATCGTCCCGATGATCCCCGAGGGCCTGGTCCTGCTCACCTCGGTCGCCTTCGCCATCGGTGTCGTACGGCTCGGCCGCAAGCAGTGCCTGGTGCAGGAACTGCCCGCCATCGAGGGGCTGGCCCGCGTCGACGTCGTCTGCCTGGACAAGACCGGCACCCTCACCGAGGGCGGCATGGACGTCACCGAGGTGCGCCCGCTGAACGGTTCGGACGAGGCATACGTGTCCCGGGTCCTGGGCGCCCTCGGTGCCTCCGACCCCCGGCCCAACGCCAGCCTCAAGGCCATCGCCGACGCCTACCCGGACGGTGGGGGGTGGGCCGTCACGGACACGCTGCCGTTCTCCTCGGCGCGCAAGTACAGCGGGGCGGCGTTCGACGAGGGCGACGGCGACGACACCGGCAGCCCGGACGGCGGGACCGGCGGGACCGGCGGGAGCGGCAGCCGGCAGTCGGCCTGGCTGCTCGGCGCCCCCGATGTGCTGCTCCCCGACCAGGACCCGACGCTCGCCGAGATCGAGCAGCTGAACGAGCAGGGTCTGCGGGTGCTGCTGCTGGCCCGCGCCTCCGGCGCTCTCGACGGGCCCGGCGTCGGCGACGGGGCCGTACCCACCGCCCTGGTCGTCCTGGAGCAGCGGCTGCGGCCGGACGCCGCGGAGACCCTGGCCTACTTCGCCGACCAGCGGGTCGCCACGAAGGTGATCTCCGGTGACAACGCGGTCTCGGTCGGCGCGGTCGCCGGGAAGCTCGGTCTCGCGGGCGCCGAGAACACGATGGACGCGCGCCGGATGCCCACCGACCCCGACGCCATGGCCACGGCCATGGAGGAGAACGCGGTCTTCGGCCGGGTCACCCCGCAGCAGAAGCGGGACATGGTCGCGGCCCTCCAGTCGCGCGGCCACACGGTCGCGATGACCGGTGACGGCGTCAACGACGTCCTCGCGCTGAAGGACGCCGACATCGGGGTCTCGATGGGTTCGGGCTCCGAGGCGACGCGTGCCGTGGCGCAGATCGTGCTGCTGAACAACAGCTTCGCGACGCTGCCGTCCGTCGTCGCCGAGGGCCGCCGGGTGATCGGCAACATCACCCGGGTCGCCACGCTGTTCCTGACGAAGACCGTGTACTCGGTGCTGCTGGCGGTCCTGGTGGTCTGCTTCCAGGTGGAGTACCCGTTCCTGCCGCGCCATCTGACACTGCTGTCCACGCTGACGATCGGCGTACCGGCGTTCTTCCTCGCCCTCGCGCCGAACAAGGAGCGGGCCCAGCCGCACTTCGTCCGCCGGGTCATGCGGTACGCGATCCCGTCCGGGGTGATCGCGGCGGCCGCCACCTTCGTGACGTATCTGCTGGCCCGGCACCACTACTCGGGCGCGGGCGCGCTGGACGCCGAGACGAGCGCGGCGACGCTCACGCTGTTCCTGGTCTCGATGTGG
- a CDS encoding DUF2530 domain-containing protein, whose translation MEKWTPKHEAPEPLEGPVVATITGGTILWFILFLAQLPFYGWFADHGHTWWVWTPLAGAGLGLIGIWYVRGRDAALKRHAAEAAASAHGGTPGGASGASPASPTT comes from the coding sequence ATGGAGAAGTGGACACCGAAGCACGAGGCACCCGAGCCCCTGGAGGGTCCCGTCGTCGCCACCATCACGGGCGGCACGATCCTCTGGTTCATCCTCTTCCTCGCGCAGCTCCCCTTCTACGGCTGGTTCGCCGACCACGGACACACCTGGTGGGTGTGGACCCCGCTGGCCGGTGCCGGCCTCGGGCTGATCGGCATCTGGTACGTGCGGGGCCGGGACGCGGCGCTCAAGCGGCACGCGGCCGAGGCCGCCGCCTCCGCCCACGGCGGGACCCCGGGCGGGGCCTCGGGTGCCTCTCCCGCCTCTCCCACCACCTGA
- a CDS encoding NCS2 family permease yields MSPAATAQVDPEQPPAPQPHGSLDRFFKISERGSSVAREIRGGFATFFAMAYIIVLNPIILGSAKDMYGHQLDSGQLVTATVLTAAFTTLLMGVIGNVPIALAAGLGVNTVVALQLAPRMSWPDAMGMVVLAGFVVMLLVATGLRERVMNAVPKSLRKGIAIGIGLFILLIGLVDSGFVSRIPDAAHTTVPLQLGGDGHLNGWPVLVFVLGALLTLALIVRKVPGAILISIVSMTVVALIIDAIADLPGQAWGLTVPAWPGNPVASPDFGLIGEVSLFGGFEKVGVLTGVLFVFTVLLSCFFDAMGTILGVGDEAKLTDKDGNFPGINKVLFVDGIAVAAGGASSSSASTCFVESTAGVGEGARTGFASVVTGLLFTVALFLTPLATMVPSQAATPALLAVGFLIIAGSVRDIDWSDYTLAIPAFLAMVMMPFTYSITNGIGIGFIAFSVLRLAAGRGREVPVAMYVVSAVFVFYYAMPALGLT; encoded by the coding sequence ATGTCCCCCGCGGCTACCGCTCAGGTCGACCCCGAGCAGCCTCCGGCCCCGCAGCCGCACGGCAGCCTGGACCGGTTTTTCAAGATCTCCGAGCGGGGGTCGTCGGTCGCCCGTGAGATCCGGGGCGGATTCGCCACGTTCTTCGCGATGGCCTACATCATCGTGCTCAACCCGATCATTCTCGGCAGCGCGAAGGACATGTACGGGCATCAGCTCGACAGCGGCCAGCTGGTCACCGCCACGGTGCTGACGGCGGCCTTCACCACGCTGCTGATGGGCGTCATCGGCAATGTGCCGATCGCGCTGGCCGCCGGACTCGGCGTCAACACCGTCGTCGCCCTCCAGCTCGCTCCCCGGATGAGCTGGCCGGACGCGATGGGCATGGTCGTCCTCGCGGGCTTCGTCGTGATGCTCCTCGTCGCGACCGGGCTGCGCGAACGCGTGATGAACGCCGTACCGAAGTCGCTCCGCAAGGGCATCGCGATCGGCATCGGTCTCTTCATCCTGCTGATCGGCCTGGTCGACTCGGGCTTCGTCTCCCGCATCCCGGACGCCGCGCACACCACCGTGCCGCTCCAGCTCGGCGGCGACGGTCACCTCAACGGCTGGCCGGTCCTGGTCTTCGTCCTCGGCGCGCTGCTCACCCTCGCGCTGATCGTCCGCAAGGTGCCGGGCGCGATCCTGATCTCCATCGTCTCCATGACGGTCGTCGCGCTGATCATCGACGCGATCGCCGATCTGCCGGGCCAGGCGTGGGGGCTGACCGTTCCCGCGTGGCCGGGCAACCCGGTCGCCTCGCCCGACTTCGGGCTGATCGGTGAGGTCAGCCTGTTCGGCGGCTTCGAGAAGGTCGGCGTTCTGACGGGCGTCCTGTTCGTCTTCACCGTGCTGCTGTCCTGCTTCTTCGACGCGATGGGCACCATCCTCGGTGTCGGTGACGAGGCGAAGCTGACGGACAAGGACGGCAACTTCCCCGGCATCAACAAGGTGCTGTTCGTCGACGGCATCGCGGTGGCCGCGGGCGGTGCGAGCTCCTCCTCCGCCTCGACCTGCTTCGTGGAGTCCACGGCCGGTGTCGGTGAAGGTGCCCGCACCGGGTTCGCGAGTGTGGTGACCGGTCTGCTCTTCACGGTGGCGCTGTTCCTGACGCCGCTGGCGACCATGGTCCCGTCGCAGGCGGCCACCCCCGCCCTGCTGGCGGTCGGCTTCCTGATCATCGCGGGCTCGGTGCGGGACATCGACTGGAGCGACTACACGCTCGCGATCCCGGCCTTCCTCGCCATGGTGATGATGCCGTTCACGTACTCGATCACCAACGGCATCGGCATCGGCTTCATCGCCTTCAGCGTGCTGCGGCTGGCGGCCGGCCGAGGCCGTGAGGTCCCGGTGGCGATGTACGTGGTGTCGGCGGTGTTCGTCTTCTACTACGCGATGCCGGCTCTCGGCCTCACATGA
- a CDS encoding ribbon-helix-helix protein, CopG family, whose translation MGSTVLSLRIDGELLDRLRQHAAKRGMSVQDYVVRTLIRDDFDERFHAAVDETEKFYGAEARVDPANRLT comes from the coding sequence ATGGGATCGACAGTGCTCAGCCTGCGGATAGACGGTGAGCTGCTCGACCGGCTCCGGCAGCACGCCGCAAAACGCGGAATGAGCGTCCAGGACTATGTGGTCCGGACGCTCATTCGCGACGACTTCGACGAGCGCTTCCACGCGGCCGTCGACGAAACGGAGAAGTTCTACGGGGCCGAGGCCCGGGTCGACCCGGCGAACCGGCTCACCTGA
- a CDS encoding MarR family winged helix-turn-helix transcriptional regulator, translating into MPDLIHDGDSAAAVSSLRSAVMLLSRRLKHQRVDESLSPTEMSVLGTLARCGSATPGELARKEHVQPPSMTRIVALLEAKGLVRLEPHPDDRRQKMVSQTEQAEAMLLESRTKRNAWLTTLAEGLDEDEWDTLRAAAPVLEKLAHL; encoded by the coding sequence ATGCCTGACCTGATCCACGACGGCGACAGTGCCGCCGCCGTGAGCTCCCTTCGCTCCGCCGTGATGCTGCTGAGCCGACGTCTGAAGCACCAGCGTGTCGACGAGTCGCTGAGCCCGACAGAGATGTCGGTGCTCGGCACCCTTGCCCGTTGCGGTTCCGCCACCCCCGGTGAGCTGGCCCGCAAGGAGCACGTGCAGCCGCCGTCGATGACCCGCATCGTCGCCCTGCTCGAAGCCAAGGGACTGGTCCGGCTCGAACCGCACCCCGATGACCGTCGGCAGAAGATGGTCAGCCAGACCGAGCAGGCCGAGGCCATGCTCCTGGAGAGCCGCACCAAGCGGAACGCCTGGCTGACCACCCTCGCCGAGGGCCTGGACGAGGACGAGTGGGACACGCTGCGGGCCGCGGCGCCCGTGCTGGAGAAGCTTGCCCACCTGTGA
- a CDS encoding MFS transporter, translated as MSTGSGADSAPAPTSTHESKTGGTFSSLKIRNYRLFATGAVISNTGTWMSRITQDWLVLSLTGSATAVGITTALQFLPMLLFGLYGGVIADRLPKRQILLVSQAMLGLCGIALAVLTLSGAIEVWHVYLIAFLLGMVTVVDNPARQSFVSEMVGPAQLRNAVSLNSANFQSARLIGPAVAGVLITTVGSGWAFMFNGLSFLAPLIGLLMMRTDEMHASVTVPRAKGQLREGLRYVSGRPDLIWPIVLVGFVGTFGFNFPIWLTAFADEIFHGGAGMYSFFNILMAAGSLAGALLAARRRSTRLRMLVAAGTAFGLLEIAAALSPSVWLFAILLVPIGMIGLTTNITANTSVQMAADPEMRGRVMSLYMMVFAGGTPVGAPIVGWISDTYGARTGFAAGGAISMVAALAVGFMLARVGGLRLKVDLRPGRPHVRFVPREQLATAA; from the coding sequence TTGAGTACGGGATCCGGAGCAGACTCCGCCCCCGCACCGACGTCCACCCACGAGAGCAAGACCGGCGGGACCTTCTCGTCGCTGAAGATCCGCAACTACCGCCTGTTCGCCACGGGCGCCGTGATCTCCAACACCGGTACCTGGATGTCCCGCATCACGCAGGACTGGCTCGTCCTGAGCCTCACCGGTTCCGCCACCGCCGTCGGTATCACGACGGCGTTGCAGTTCCTCCCCATGCTTCTCTTCGGTCTGTACGGCGGAGTGATAGCCGACCGCCTCCCGAAGAGGCAGATCCTGCTCGTCAGCCAGGCCATGCTCGGTCTCTGCGGCATCGCACTCGCCGTCCTGACCCTCTCCGGCGCCATCGAGGTCTGGCACGTCTATCTGATCGCGTTCCTGCTCGGCATGGTGACGGTCGTGGACAACCCGGCCCGCCAGTCGTTCGTCTCCGAGATGGTCGGCCCCGCGCAGCTGCGCAACGCCGTCAGCCTCAACTCGGCGAACTTCCAGTCCGCCCGGCTCATCGGCCCCGCCGTCGCGGGTGTCCTGATCACCACGGTCGGCAGCGGCTGGGCCTTCATGTTCAACGGCCTGTCCTTCCTCGCGCCGCTCATCGGCCTGCTGATGATGCGCACGGACGAGATGCACGCCTCGGTGACCGTCCCCCGCGCCAAGGGCCAGCTGCGCGAAGGACTGCGTTACGTCTCCGGGCGCCCGGACCTGATCTGGCCGATCGTCCTGGTCGGCTTCGTCGGCACGTTCGGCTTCAACTTCCCGATCTGGCTCACCGCCTTCGCGGACGAGATCTTCCACGGCGGGGCCGGGATGTACTCGTTCTTCAACATCCTGATGGCGGCCGGCTCCCTGGCCGGCGCCCTGCTCGCCGCCCGCCGCCGCTCCACCAGGCTGCGGATGCTGGTGGCCGCGGGCACGGCCTTCGGGCTGCTGGAGATCGCCGCGGCCCTGTCGCCCTCGGTCTGGCTCTTCGCCATCCTGCTGGTCCCGATCGGCATGATCGGCCTGACGACCAACATCACCGCGAACACCAGCGTCCAGATGGCCGCCGACCCCGAGATGCGGGGCCGGGTGATGAGCCTCTACATGATGGTCTTCGCCGGGGGCACGCCGGTAGGCGCCCCGATCGTCGGCTGGATCAGCGACACGTACGGCGCCCGCACGGGTTTCGCGGCGGGCGGCGCGATCTCGATGGTCGCCGCCCTGGCGGTCGGCTTCATGCTGGCCCGCGTCGGCGGCCTGCGCCTCAAGGTCGACCTCCGTCCGGGCCGCCCGCACGTTCGGTTCGTCCCGCGCGAGCAACTGGCGACGGCTGCGTGA
- a CDS encoding Uma2 family endonuclease translates to MTVVDTDRIEMAEESDERTLDMMFEWLEPTPEGFKVEIVEGNVYISPQRDTHWEIIFDIVEQLRAAYSRKQLKSDVRIDFPGRLNGFASDVVALTEGAAKDEKGRWRYQDIEFIAEVISKDTAANDYGSKKATYATAGVPVYLIVDPYKGTWHLHTLPKDDEYRGVVGFDFGTPVDLTDTPVGLTLRTDAFPRD, encoded by the coding sequence ATGACCGTCGTAGACACCGACAGGATCGAGATGGCCGAAGAGAGCGACGAGCGCACCCTGGACATGATGTTCGAGTGGCTTGAGCCCACCCCCGAGGGATTCAAGGTAGAGATCGTCGAGGGGAACGTCTACATCTCGCCGCAGCGGGACACCCACTGGGAGATCATCTTCGACATCGTCGAGCAGCTGCGTGCCGCGTACTCCCGCAAGCAGCTGAAATCCGACGTACGCATCGATTTCCCCGGGCGGCTCAACGGCTTCGCCTCCGACGTCGTCGCCCTGACCGAGGGCGCCGCGAAGGACGAGAAGGGCCGGTGGCGATACCAGGACATCGAGTTCATCGCCGAGGTGATCTCCAAGGACACCGCCGCCAACGACTACGGCTCCAAAAAGGCCACATACGCCACCGCCGGTGTACCCGTGTACCTCATCGTCGACCCGTACAAGGGCACGTGGCATCTCCACACGCTCCCGAAGGACGACGAGTACCGCGGTGTGGTGGGTTTCGACTTCGGCACCCCGGTCGACCTGACCGACACCCCCGTCGGCCTCACCCTCAGGACCGACGCGTTCCCCCGCGACTGA
- the thpR gene encoding RNA 2',3'-cyclic phosphodiesterase, which translates to MSSQRLFAAVLPPAPAVAELRRAVAPLHELPGARDLRWTAPEGWHYTLAFLGEVDEDVLPELYGRMERAAHRTEPFPLRVHGGGRFDGRALWAGAAGGLDTLRLLAERADAAARRAGLPMEEHRRYTPHLTLARSRTPADLTAFTAVLDGFEGQHWEAGELSLVRSNLPVAGVPGEQPRYEVTRAWPLGR; encoded by the coding sequence ATGAGCAGTCAGAGACTCTTCGCGGCCGTTCTGCCGCCCGCCCCGGCCGTCGCGGAGCTGCGGCGGGCCGTCGCCCCGCTCCACGAGCTGCCCGGTGCGCGGGACCTGCGCTGGACGGCGCCCGAGGGCTGGCACTACACGCTCGCGTTCCTCGGCGAGGTGGACGAGGACGTGCTGCCCGAGCTGTACGGGCGGATGGAGCGCGCCGCGCACCGCACCGAGCCGTTCCCCCTCCGCGTGCACGGCGGCGGACGGTTCGACGGACGGGCGCTGTGGGCCGGGGCGGCGGGCGGGCTCGACACGCTCAGGCTGCTCGCCGAGCGCGCCGACGCCGCCGCCCGCCGGGCCGGGCTGCCGATGGAGGAGCACCGCCGCTACACCCCGCACCTCACCCTGGCCCGCAGCCGGACCCCGGCCGACCTGACCGCGTTCACGGCCGTGCTCGACGGCTTCGAGGGGCAGCACTGGGAGGCGGGTGAGCTGAGTCTCGTACGGAGCAACCTGCCCGTGGCGGGAGTGCCCGGGGAGCAGCCGCGGTACGAGGTGACGCGAGCCTGGCCGCTGGGCCGGTGA
- a CDS encoding aldo/keto reductase, which translates to MFGTANVYGWGENKGRTEEILGTWFAQGGDRRDKVVLATKVYGNMGPDGEAWPNHDKLSALNIRRAVDASLKRLQTDHIDLYQFHHVDRSTPIDEIWQAIDVLIQQGKIPYAGSSNFSGYKIAQANERARQRGSYGLVSEQCIYNLMQREAEMEVIPAAQEYGLGVIPWSPLHGGLLGGAIRKEREGGGARSTTGRSADALADPKVRAQIQAYEDLLAKHGLEPGEVGLAWLLTRPGVTGPISGPRTGEQLDSALRAVELELSDEVLASLEEIFPGPGPSPENFAW; encoded by the coding sequence TTGTTTGGTACGGCAAATGTCTACGGGTGGGGCGAGAACAAGGGGCGCACCGAGGAGATCCTCGGCACCTGGTTCGCCCAGGGCGGCGACCGTCGTGACAAGGTCGTCCTCGCCACCAAGGTCTACGGCAACATGGGCCCGGACGGCGAGGCGTGGCCCAACCACGACAAGCTCTCCGCACTCAACATCCGGCGGGCCGTCGACGCCAGCCTCAAGCGGCTCCAGACGGACCACATCGACCTGTACCAGTTCCACCACGTCGACCGGTCCACCCCGATCGACGAGATCTGGCAGGCCATCGACGTACTGATCCAGCAGGGCAAGATCCCCTACGCGGGCTCGTCCAACTTCTCGGGCTACAAGATCGCCCAGGCCAATGAGCGGGCCCGGCAGCGAGGCAGCTACGGCCTGGTCAGCGAGCAGTGCATCTACAACCTGATGCAGCGCGAGGCCGAGATGGAGGTCATCCCGGCCGCCCAGGAGTACGGCCTCGGGGTCATCCCGTGGTCGCCGCTGCACGGCGGACTGCTCGGCGGCGCGATCCGCAAGGAGCGCGAGGGCGGTGGCGCCCGGTCCACCACGGGCCGGTCCGCCGACGCGCTCGCCGACCCGAAGGTACGGGCGCAGATCCAGGCGTACGAGGACCTGCTCGCGAAGCACGGTCTGGAGCCCGGCGAGGTGGGGCTGGCCTGGCTGCTGACCCGGCCGGGCGTCACCGGTCCGATCTCGGGCCCGCGCACGGGTGAGCAGCTCGACTCGGCGCTGCGCGCGGTCGAGCTGGAGCTTTCGGACGAGGTGCTGGCCTCGCTGGAGGAGATCTTCCCCGGTCCGGGCCCGTCGCCGGAGAACTTCGCCTGGTAG
- a CDS encoding recombinase family protein encodes MARVLGVVRLSKVSDETTSPERQRRSVQRWADQEGHVVVGWVEDIDVSGGVEPWKRPEFSKWLPSTIGKEVSSIEHRIALEESRADEYDIICALKLDRLSRRVLHVHTLVEWCEKHGKEVATVEDGINLNTQMGKLLFSLIASFAEGELEAIKARAKSSYNHLVKEGRWRGGRIPYGYRAEKQDTGDGWRLVLDDYGTDTAGTLREIVRRLIEGESANSIAQWLNEDPTKTPVSLDAQLIRNGKPPKGGRWTAANTAKVVRSLNVLGQMEVTEEVVIDGQKTKRTRVVRDTEGRPLQRAEPLITQEEWELANKKLDENTSKRNGNRKGGSPMLRVAFCTCGEPAYLGPGRNWPYYRCASRTTHKPCPTGSKGIAAHVLEGAVEEVFLRAAGDVEIVRKVFRPGVDFTRDIEEVNRALAELREDREAGLYSSELGKQEYRETYKRLDARREQLMAQPTRPDGWDEIPTNETYRERWAKLSTQHEKGKELRAAGVRAVIHAEKLPPLTAVQAMPPEGHDGMWQEGKGRVQVLIPMDFKRRVRDLAAVHSES; translated from the coding sequence GTGGCAAGAGTCCTGGGAGTAGTCCGCCTGTCGAAGGTGTCGGACGAGACCACATCGCCGGAGCGCCAGCGCCGATCGGTTCAACGATGGGCTGACCAGGAAGGGCACGTCGTTGTCGGGTGGGTCGAGGACATCGACGTATCCGGCGGTGTCGAGCCTTGGAAGCGCCCGGAGTTCAGTAAGTGGCTGCCTTCTACGATCGGCAAAGAGGTGAGCTCGATCGAGCACCGGATCGCGCTGGAGGAGTCCCGGGCCGACGAGTACGACATCATCTGCGCGCTGAAGCTCGACCGCCTCTCCCGGCGTGTGCTCCACGTGCACACACTCGTGGAGTGGTGTGAGAAGCACGGCAAGGAGGTCGCCACCGTCGAGGACGGGATCAACCTGAACACGCAGATGGGCAAGCTGCTGTTCAGCCTGATCGCCTCCTTCGCGGAAGGGGAGCTCGAAGCCATCAAGGCCCGGGCGAAGTCCTCGTACAACCACTTGGTGAAGGAGGGGCGCTGGCGCGGTGGTCGGATCCCGTACGGCTACCGGGCGGAGAAGCAGGACACCGGTGACGGCTGGCGTCTGGTCCTGGACGACTACGGAACGGACACCGCCGGGACGCTGCGCGAAATCGTCCGCCGGCTTATCGAGGGCGAGTCGGCGAACAGCATCGCCCAGTGGCTCAACGAGGACCCGACCAAGACTCCGGTATCGCTCGACGCTCAGTTGATCAGGAACGGCAAGCCCCCGAAGGGCGGCCGGTGGACCGCTGCGAACACAGCCAAGGTGGTGCGCTCCCTGAACGTTCTCGGTCAGATGGAGGTGACGGAGGAAGTTGTTATCGACGGCCAGAAGACGAAGCGAACCCGCGTCGTCCGTGACACGGAGGGGCGCCCTCTCCAGCGGGCGGAGCCGCTGATCACTCAAGAGGAGTGGGAGCTAGCGAACAAGAAGCTGGACGAGAACACCAGCAAGCGCAACGGCAACCGGAAGGGCGGCTCCCCGATGCTCAGGGTCGCCTTCTGCACCTGCGGTGAACCCGCGTATCTCGGCCCGGGGCGGAACTGGCCCTACTACCGCTGTGCGTCCCGGACCACGCACAAGCCCTGCCCTACAGGCAGCAAGGGCATTGCGGCTCATGTGCTGGAGGGAGCCGTCGAGGAGGTCTTCCTGCGCGCGGCCGGTGATGTCGAGATCGTGCGGAAGGTCTTCCGCCCGGGCGTCGACTTCACGCGGGACATCGAGGAGGTCAACCGCGCGCTGGCAGAACTCCGGGAGGATCGCGAAGCCGGTCTCTACTCCAGTGAGCTGGGCAAGCAGGAGTACCGGGAGACGTACAAACGGCTGGACGCACGACGCGAGCAACTCATGGCCCAGCCCACCCGGCCGGACGGCTGGGACGAGATCCCGACGAATGAGACCTACCGCGAGCGCTGGGCAAAGCTGTCGACCCAGCACGAGAAGGGCAAGGAACTCCGGGCAGCCGGAGTCAGGGCGGTCATCCACGCCGAGAAGCTGCCGCCCCTGACTGCTGTGCAGGCCATGCCCCCGGAAGGACATGACGGCATGTGGCAGGAAGGAAAGGGCCGCGTGCAGGTCTTGATCCCGATGGACTTCAAGCGCCGCGTCCGGGACTTGGCGGCGGTGCACAGCGAGAGCTGA
- a CDS encoding DUF2199 domain-containing protein, producing MGYSTTAPDVWDESFEGRPDSLLSSDQCVINAEHYFVRGLIEIPVIGSDEVFSWGVWVSLSRDNFSQATDMWNTPGREAEKPYFAWLTTELPIYSPSTINLKTNAHTRPVGQRPYIELEPTDHPLAVEQRTGITLDRVRQIAEAVLHGNAENG from the coding sequence ATGGGCTACAGCACCACAGCTCCCGACGTCTGGGACGAGAGCTTCGAGGGCCGGCCCGACAGCCTGCTCTCCTCGGACCAGTGCGTCATCAACGCCGAGCACTACTTCGTCAGGGGTCTGATCGAGATACCGGTCATCGGCAGCGATGAGGTGTTCTCGTGGGGGGTCTGGGTTTCGCTCAGTCGGGACAACTTCTCCCAGGCTACCGACATGTGGAACACGCCGGGACGCGAAGCGGAGAAGCCGTACTTCGCCTGGCTCACCACCGAGCTTCCGATCTACTCGCCCAGCACCATCAACCTGAAGACGAACGCCCACACCCGCCCGGTCGGCCAGCGCCCCTACATCGAGCTCGAACCCACCGACCACCCCCTCGCAGTCGAGCAGCGCACCGGCATCACTCTCGACCGCGTGCGTCAGATTGCCGAAGCCGTCCTCCATGGCAACGCCGAGAACGGCTGA